From Apium graveolens cultivar Ventura chromosome 9, ASM990537v1, whole genome shotgun sequence, the proteins below share one genomic window:
- the LOC141684518 gene encoding phospholipase D alpha 1-like yields the protein MAQRLLHGTLHVTIYEVDHLSAGLTGGLLGKFRANIEETVGFGKGTPKIYATIDLEKARVGRTRMIQNEPNSPKWYESFHIYCGHFASNVIFTVKDNNPIGATLIGRAYVPVHDLLEGEEVDRWVSILDKNKKPISKGSKIHVKLQFFDVTQDRNWAHGIKSSKFPGVPYTFCSQRQGCRVSLYQDAHVPDNFVPKIPLSGGKFYEAHRCWEDIFDAITNAKHFIYITGWSVYTEFALIRDSRRPKPGGDIMLGELLKKKADEGVKVLLLVWDDRTSVGLLKKDGLMATHDQETELYFQGTNVHCILCPRNPDDGGSRIQGLTIATMFTHHQKIVVVDSEMPNKGSEKRRVVSFVGGIDLCDGRYDTPFHSLFRTLDTAHHDDFHQPNFVGAAISKGGPREPWHDIHSRLEGPIAWDVLFNFEQRWTKQGGQNILVNLRELENVIIPPSAVTFPDDNETWNVQLFRSIDGGAAFGFPDTPEAAARVGLISGKDNIIDRSIQDAYIHAIRRAKNFIYIENQYFLGSSFGWNSEDIIDADVNALHLIPKELSLKIVSKIEAGERFTVYVVVPMWPEGLPESASVQAILDWQRRTMEMMYKDIVQALQANGIEEDPRNYLTFFCLGNREVKRSGEYEPSQQPDPNTDYSRAQEARRFMIYVHAKMMIVDDEYIIVGSANINQRSMDGGKDSEIAMGAYQPYHLATRQPARGQIHGFRMSLWYEHLGMLDDTFQHPESVGCIQKLNTVADKYWDLYASETLENDLPGHLLRYPIGVTSDGKVTELPGMEFFPDTRARVLGVKSDYLPPILTT from the exons ATGGCACAAAGACTGCTTCATGGAACTCTTCATGTCACCATCTATGAGGTTGATCACCTCAGTGCTGGACTCACTGGCGGTCTTTTGGGCAAG TTTAGGGCAAACATTGAGGAGACTGTTGGCTTCGGAAAAGGAACTCCTAAAATCTACGCAACTATTGATCTGGAGAAGGCTAGAGTTGGGCGTACCAGAATGATACAAAATGAACCGAACAGCCCAAAGTGGTATGAATCATTTCATATCTATTGCGGTCATTTTGCGTCCAATGTTATATTCACTGTCAAGGATAACAATCCTATTGGTGCAACTTTGATCGGAAGAGCATACGTGCCAGTTCATGATCTTTTGGAAGGGGAGGAAGTGGATAGATGGGTTAGTATCTTGGATAAAAACAAAAAACCTATCAGTAAGGGTTCCAAGATCCATGTAAAGCTACAATTTTTTGACGTTACTCAAGATCGTAACTGGGCCCACGGAATCAAAAGCTCCAAGTTTCCAGGAGTTCCTTACACTTTCTGCTCTCAAAGACAAGGTTGTCGAGTTTCTTTGTACCAAGATGCACATGTTCCCGACAATTTTGTGCCTAAGATTCCTCTCTCTGGAGGAAAGTTTTATGAGGCCCATAGATGTTGGGAGGATATCTTTGATGCAATTACCAACGCAAAACACTTTATTTATATTACTGGCTGGTCTGTATATACTGAGTTCGCCTTAATAAGGGACTCGAGGAGACCAAAGCCAGGAGGAGACATAATGCTCGGCGAGTTGCTTAAGAAAAAGGCAGATGAAGGCGTTAAGGTTCTTTTGCTTGTCTGGGATGACAGAACCTCTGTGGGTCTGCTTAAGAAAGACGGATTAATGGCCACACATGATCAAGAAACTGAACTGTACTTTCAAGGCACTAACGTACATTGTATTCTATGTCCTCGTAATCCTGATGATGGTGGGAGCAGAATACAAGGTTTAACTATTGCCACCATGTTCACTCATCACCAGAAGATAGTCGTTGTGGACAGTGAGATGCCTAACAAAGGATCAGAGAAAAGAAGAGTTGTGAGTTTTGTTGGTGGCATTGATTTATGTGATGGGAGATATGATACTCCTTTTCATTCACTTTTTAGGACGTTGGATACTGCACATCATGATGATTTCCACCAACCTAACTTCGTAGGTGCTGCAATCTCTAAAGGTGGACCCAGGGAGCCTTGGCATGATATTCACTCCCGTCTTGAAGGTCCAATTGCTTGGGATGTTTTGTTTAATTTTGAGCAGAGATGGACAAAGCAAGGTGGACAAAATATACTTGTTAACTTGAGAGAGCTCGAGAATGTCATCATCCCACCATCAGCAGTGACATTTCCCGATGACAATGAGACATGGAATGTTCAATTATTCAGATCCATTGATGGTGGAGCTGCTTTTGGATTTCCTGATACACCGGAAGCAGCAGCCAGAGTAGGTCTAATCAGTGGAAAGGATAATATAATTGATCGAAGTATTCAGGATGCTTATATTCATGCTATTCGACGGGCAAAAAATTTCATTTATATTGAAAATCAGTATTTTCTTGGAAGTTCTTTTGGCTGGAACTCAGAGGATATAATCGATGCGGATGTCAATGCTTTGCATCTGATACCGAAGGAGCTATCACTAAAGATTGTCAGTAAGATCGAGGCTGGAGAGAGGTTCACTGTTTATGTTGTGGTCCCAATGTGGCCTGAAGGGCTACCAGAGAGTGCATCAGTTCAAGCCATTCTGGACTGGCAAAGAAGGACGATGGAGATGATGTATAAGGATATTGTTCAGGCTCTCCAGGCTAACGGAATCGAGGAGGACCCTAGAAATTATTTGACATTTTTCTGTCTTGGCAATCGTGAGGTGAAGAGGAGTGGAGAGTATGAACCTTCACAACAGCCAGATCCAAATACAGATTATAGTAGAGCCCAAGAGGCCCGTCGCTTTATGATCTATGTGCATGCCAAGATGATGATAG ttgatgatgaGTACATAATTGTTGGGTCTGCCAATATCAATCAGAGATCAATGGATGGCGGTAAGGATTCTGAGATAGCTATGGGAGCCTATCAACCATATCATCTAGCAACCAGACAGCCAGCAAGGGGTCAAATTCATGGATTCAGGATGTCGTTATGGTACGAGCACCTGGGAATGCTTGATGACACCTTCCAGCATCCAGAAAGTGTTGGTTGTATCCAGAAGCTGAATACGGTAGCAGATAAATACTGGGATCTCTACGCAAGTGAAACTCTGGAAAATGACTTGCCTGGACACTTGCTCAGATACCCCATTGGTGTTACTAGTGATGGGAAGGTCACAGAGCTTCCAGGCATGGAGTTTTTCCCGGACACTAGAGCACGTGTTCTTGGTGTTAAATCTGATTACTTGCCTCCCATTCTCACGACATGA